Part of the Streptomyces antimycoticus genome, GCCGTCTGCGCCGCCCGCGCCGCGCGCCGCGACAGTCCGCGGTGGCGCACCGGTTCCCGGTGGGCCTGTGCCTCGCTCTGCTCCCAGGCCGCCCGCGCCGCGCGGGCGTCCAGCAGGGCGTCCCGCACCTGGCGGGGGCGGCGGTCGGCGGGGCGGGCGTAGGCGTCGAAGACGGCGGTGGCGAAGGAGCCGTTCGCGGCCAGCCAGTCCGCGAGCCGGTCCCGCAGCCGCGGTGTCTCCCAGGCGGGGAAGACCGCGTACGCCACCATCGCCAGCACCCCGCCGAGCAGGGTCAGCGCCACCCGCGCCTGCACGGTCTGCCCCCATGCCTCGCCCGCGATGCTGAGCAGGAAGACCACATACGCGCTCACGCACGCGGAGGTCACGATGAAACCGGTGCGCAGCAACAGGTACATCGCCAGGACGCACACCACGGCCAGCCCGGCGCTCAGATAGGAGCCGGGATGGACCAGTGCCACCACCCCGCCGCCAACCAGCACACCCGCCAGGGTGCCCAGGAAGCGGGCGACGCCGCGGGAGTACGTCTGGGCGAAGTCCGGCCGCAGAACCATCGTGGAGGTCAGGGGGGCCCAGTAGGAGTGCCCCAGCGGCAGGGCCGTGCTCAGCAGATAGCCGCTGACGTCGACCGCGCACAGGCGCACCGCGTGGCGCAGCACCGGCGAGGACCAGCGGGCCTCGCGGCGGATGGCGCGCAGCGCCATGGCCACGGCGCCCGTGATACCGGGGCGGGGCCGGAAGCGGTGGACCGTGCGGCCTTCCGGGGACACCTCCTCCACCGGCTCATCGGACGCCTCCACCACGTCCGCCACCAGCGAGAAGAGCCGCAGCGCGGCACGGCGGGCGGCACCGCTCAGCTTCGGCCCGTCCTCCGGCATCCGCAGGACGGACATGGCCTCGGAGGGCACCCGCACCGGTGTGCCGTGGCGGATGGCGTGGGCCACCGCGTCCAGCACGGTGCCCGTGGCGGCCAGCAGTTCCCGCACCCGGTCGCGCTCGGGCCCCTCCTCGGGGGCGCCGACCACCGGGTCGGCGAGCGAGGCGAGCACCGGGCGGATCCGCTCGGCCAGCAGCCGGTAGCCGCGTAGCTGCCTAGGGCGCCGCCGGGCCTGACGCGGGGTCAGGGCGGCGGCGCTGCGGGCCTCCATCAGCGGCTTGGGGTCGAAGTGCGCCACCGGTTCGTAGCGCAGCTTGCGGGCATAGTCCGCGACGGCGGCGAGCGCGTCCGCGAGGGCGTCGCGCTGCACGCCCCACGGGCGGACCGGAAAGAGCACGATCAGCGCGGCCTGCACCACGCCGCCGAGCCCGACCAGCAGGGCGTGCCCCAGCGCGCCCAGGGTCGAGGTCGGCAGGGTGACCGTGATCAGCATGACGGCCACCATCTGGGTGGAGACCAGCCCGGAGACCGGGCCGACCGCCCACGACATGCCCGTCATCAGCGTCCATACGGCGAGCATGAGGACGAAGGTGAGGGTGTGGGTGGCGGCCAGATAGCCGAGGAAGGTGCTCACCGCGAGACCGGTCGCGGCGGCCAGCGCCAGCCAGGGACGGGGGCGCCAACTGCGCTGGAAGGTGGCGATCCCGGCGGAGAAGGCACCGAAGGCCGCCGAGACGGCGAGCGTCGGCGAGCCGAGCCACAGCGCCATCCCGACGACGAGCGCGACCCCGCATGCGGCACGGACCGCGACGAGCGGCTCCGTCCTGGTGCGCTCGATCGCAAGGCCGGTCCGGGCGGTCTCCTTCAACGCGTGCGACCAGGTCATGCGGCGAGACTACGGGGTGGCCCCGGGAGAACTGAACCAACCGTTCCGCTCTGGATTCCCCCGGGTCCGGCCCCTGGCGGGGATCAGTCCCCGGGCTCGCAGTCCACCTGGAGGAGCTGGAGCGGCCGGCTGCCGTCGAGGTCCACATAGGCGGTGAAGGTGCGGGTCGTCGGCTCCTGGCCCCAGCGGGTGGTGATGGTCGCCCAGCCGACCCGCGCGGACTGGGCCGTGGTCACCTCGCCGACCTCGATGTCCCTCGGCTCGTTCTGCGCGCACAGCAGCAGGTCGTAGCCGGGCGTCTGGGCGGCCTGCTCCTTGAGCTGGTCCGAGACCAGGTGCTCCCGCTCCCAGGCGCGCGGGCCGTGGTTTCCGTAGAAGCCCTCCAGGAAGTGGTGGATCTCCTCGGCGGTGTAGCGGCCGTTCGGGTCGGTCTGCGCGGCGGCCGAGGCGGGCGACCCGGCGGCCAGCGCGAATCCGAGGCCGAGCGCGGCCACACAGCCGCCGGCCACCGCGGCGCGGGAGCGAAGCGAGCGCATCACAACAGACATGACAAATCCCCCTGTATATGGTCTTGCATTGATGATTCGCCCCTTATGCGGGCGAGCACCCAAGAAGACCCTTCAGCCCCGCGAATGGTTGCCTCAACTGTCCCTGGGACATGAGAACTTCCCCTGCGGCCCCCAGTGCGTGGCCCGCCCGGCCGGATTCTGGGTGAACGCGCCGCAGTACAGCACCGGCTCCGAGCCCCGGTCGGTGTGGTGCAGGATCACCAGCGGCTTGTCCCGGGGCACCGAGCGGCCCCGCCCGACGTCCAGATAGCCGCTGGCGCCCTGTTTCCGGATGCCGTTGTCGAGGCCGATCTGCACATTGGAGCGCTCCACGTTGTCGGTGCTGCGGAAGGCCCGGTTGGCCGCCTCCGCCATCAACTGCATCGCGTCGTACGCCAGGGCGGCCCGTCCGTCGTCGCGCCACAGGTCATGGGCTCCGAAGTCCCTGGCGTAGTCGGCGTTGAACTTCTTGGCGATATCGCTCAGCCGCGGATGGCCCGCGGGCAGCACATGGACGGTGTGGTACAGCCGCAGCCAGGGCCGGTCCGCGTACGCACCGGCGAGGGCGGCGGTGGTGAGGTCATTGCCGCCGAGCACCGTCAGCTTTCTGCCCTCGCACGCGGTGTTGTCCCCGAAGTCGTCGAGGAACGCGCTGAACTGGAGGGCGCGGGAGGCCCAGTAGACGACCGTACGGGGGTTGGCGATGACCCGCTCGCACACCGCGTCGGCCAGCTCCCCGATGCTGTCCTTACGGGCGGCACCGTCCTGCCCCGGCCCCGGGGTGACACCACCGGACCGGCCGCCGGGGGTGTACTCCAGGGTGAACGGCCGGGCGCCGAACCGCTCGGCGAACAGCGTCCCGATCTCATCGCTGTACAGATCCCGGGGGTCCTTGACGACCACGGCGGCGCGGGCCGGGGAGCAGCTCCCGGTGCCGTCGTCCATGATGTTGCCCCGGCGGGCGAACTCGGCCTCGACCGCGGCCTCACGGCTGTCGGTGGGCGCCACCCTGCGGTAGTACCCGTCCACCTGCATCAGATCCGCCGTGGCCGTGGTGCCGATGACCGGGATCCGCGCGCCGCCCAGGATCCGCACGGCCTCCTGGGTTTGCTTCAGGCTCTTGGAGAAGCCCACCACGCCGATGATCCCGGAGCCCTTCTTCCGGGCGTCCTCGGCGATCTGGCGGGCGATACGAGGCGCGTTGGCGAAGTCGTCCCCCGCATTACGGCTGTCGATGCGCAGCCACACCTTCTGGGAGTCGTTGCGCGCCTCGTCGTTCAGCGCGCGCTGGGCCAGTGCGATACCGCGCAGCTCGGGCACGGCCGCGTTGTACCGCTGCCCCTGCGGGTCGGCGGCCACGTCCGAGCCGATGTGCACCACCGTACGGGCGGTGCCGTCGCCGTCCCCGACCTCGCGGCCCACCCGTGCGTTCTCCTCGCGGATCAGCCGCCGGGCGTCCTCGTACTGCTTCCGGGGCGAGTCCGCGCTCAGCTCGGGCCGGCCCGCGACGACCTCGCTGGGCGCCCCGCCCAGACAGCCGCGGTCCGGCTCGTCCGTGACCCGGTCCAGCAGCCATACGCCCGGGGCGCTGAGCAGGGCCGCCACCACCACCCCGGTCAGGGTCAGCTCCGCGGCCGGGCCCAGCCGGAAGGTGCGCGGCGAGACAGGGTCGAGGTCCAGCCCCTCCGACTCCGGCACGGGCGCGGGCAGCGCGGCCCGCAGCGGCCGGGGCGCCCGCGACGGCATCCCGCTCGCACCGCGCAGCCTGGCGGCCGCCCGGCCCAGCCCGCCGCTCTCCCCCGCGGCCGCCCCGCCCGCCGGGGAGACGGCCACCCCGCCCGCCGGGGAGGCGCCCGCCCCGCCCGCCCGGGACACGCCCGCCCCGTCCGCCGGGGAGACGGCCACCACCACGACCGCCGCACACCGGGTGTCCCGAGCGGCCTCCGCGTACCGCTCCAGGAAGCGGTCCCCGGCCGCCGCGCCGGCGGCGTCCTCGGGCAGCTCCAGCAGAAAGACACACCGGGTGCGCCGCCGGCGCCGCCAGGGCGAGATCCGGCCCGGCCGGGCCGCGCGCCGCAGATCCGCCAGCAGCGCGTGCAGCAGCAGCTCCTCCCACCGGCCGACCGCCGCCTCCGGGTCGCGTCCGCGCTCGGCGCGCAGCAGCCGCGCGGCGTTCTCGAAGAAGTCCTCGGCGGTGCGGCCATGGCTGATGCGCCGCCAGTCGGCGTACCAGCCGCGCCGGGTGGAGCGCAGCAGCAGGCGGGTGCGGCGCCGCCCCCACCACCAGCGCGGCAGCAGCTGGAAGAGGGGGCGCATCAGCAGCCGGCGCAGCTCCGCGATCCAGCCCGGGCCCGCCGTGCCGCCCTCGGCGCTTTCGCCGCCGAGTGTCCATAACGCCCGCAGCAGCGGCCCTCGTGCGATCCGCTGGGCATAGCAGTGGTCGCGCAGCGCGCGGCCATCCGGCTCGGGGGCCCGCGGGTCCAGCGCCTGCTCGACGATGTCCCGCGTCAGGAAGAAGTCGGTGAGCCGCAGGCGGCCGGTGCGGCGGGGCACATCGACGCACAGCTCGCGGCCGAGGTCGAGCGTCAGCGGCCGCCGCCCGGCGGCGTCGCGGATCTCATCGGGGCCGAGCGCCGCGTACGGCACCCGCTTGGCGCCGTCGGGATAGAGCATCCGGCGCAGCCCCCGCATCGCCTGATGGGTGTGGGCCGCCGCCCGCTCGCCGTCGGCGAGCAGCAGCACGGGCGGCAGCAGATCCCGCCCCTTGGCCTTGCGGTCCCGAGGCACCACGGCGCCCTTGAGCGCCTCGATGAACTCCTCGGCCCCTTCTCCCTCCATGAACCCAGGCACGTGGCCACCCCCGATGTCCCCCGTTTTCTCCGTGGGCCTGGGATCCCCGGCCCCCACGACGGCGAAACCCCCTGCCGGACCGGGTCCGGCAGGGGGCGGGGGAAACCACTCAAACGTGCGAATCACGCGTCACATACGCCTCAGCGGTTCTCCGTATGGACCTCAGTGGTTCGTCACATACGCCTCAGTGGTTCTTCGGGAACCCGAGGTTGATGCCGACCTCCTCCGACGGCTCCGGCCAGCGGGTGGTGACGACCTTGCCGCGGGTGTAGAAGTGCACCCCGTCGTTGCCGTAGATGTGGTGGTCGCCGAAGAGCGAGTCCTTCCAGCCGCCGAAGGAGTGGTAGCCCACCGGCACCGGAATCGGCACATTGACGCCGACCATGCCCGCCTCCACCTCCAGCTGGAAGCGACGGGCGGCACCGCCGTCGCGGGTGAAGATGGCCGTGCCATTGCCCCAGTTGGAGCTGTTGATCAGCTCGATGGCCTCGTCGTAGGTCTCGGCGCGCACCACACACAGCACCGGGCCGAAGATCTCGTCACGGTAGGCGTCGGCCGTCGGCGGGACCTTGTCCAGCAGCGAGACGCCGATGAAGAAGCCGTCAGCACATTCAGGGTGTCCCTCGACGGTGTACCCCGTGCCGTCCACGACCACCTCGGCGCCCTGGGCCGCGGCCCCGTGCACATAACCGGCGACCTTGTCGCGGTGCTCCTTGGTGATCAGCGGACCCATCTCGGAGGCCGGGTCGTTCCCGGGGCCGATGCGCAGCTTGGCGGCCCGGTCGGCGATCTTCTTCACCAGATCGTCGCCGATGTCGCCGACCGCGACGACGACGGAGACCGCCATGCAGCGCTCACCGGCCGAGCCGTAGGCCGCGTTGATGGCGTTGTCCGCGGCGAAGTCCAGATCCGCGTCGGGCAGCACCAGCATGTGGTTCTTGGCGCCGCCGAGCGCCTGCACCCGCTTGCCGTGCTCGATGGCCTTGGACTGGATGTACTTGGCGATCGGCGTGGAGCCGACGAAGCTGACGGCCGCGATGTCCGGGTGCTCCAGCAGCCGGTCGACGGCCACCTTGTCGCCGTGGACGACATTGAGCACCCCGTCCGGCAGCCCCGCCTCGGTGGCCAGCTCGGCCAGCCGGCGGGAGGCCGAGGGGTCCTTCTCGCTGGGCTTGAGGACGAAGGTGTTACCGCAGGCGATGGCCACCGGGAACATCCACATCGGCACCATCGCCGGGAAGTTGAACGGCGTGATGCCCGCGACCACCCCGAGCGGCTGGCGGATCGAGGACACATCGACCCCGGTGGAGACCTGGGTGGACAGCTCGCCCTTCAGCTTCTCGGCGATCCCGCAGGCCAGCTCCACGATCTCCAGACCACGGGCCACCTCGCCGAGCGCGTCCGAGTGGACCTTGCCGTGCTCGGCGGTGATCAGCTCGGCGATCTCGTCGCGGTTTGCGTCCAGCAGCTCGCGGTACTTGTAGAGGATCGCGGTGCGCTTGGACAGGGACACCGTGCCCCAGGAGCGGAACGCCTCCTTGGCCGCGGCCACGGCCGCGTCGACCTCTTCCACGGAGGCCAGGGCGACCTGGGTGTCCTGAGCGCCGGTGGCGGGGTTGTAGACCGGGCCGTACGCGCCGGTCGCGCCCTCGACGGTCTTTCCGCCGATCCAGTGGTTGACGGTCTTCATGGGTGCGGAGCCTTTCTCTCGAACAACGTCAGAAACGTCAGAGGTGGCGGCGGCGTGCGGCGGCCTGCCGGTCGTAGTCCTCGCGGGCCTTCACGGCGGCCGGACGGGTCGCGGTCTGGGCGACAGGCACATCCCACCACGCCTGTGCCTCGGGTGCGCCGGACACTGTGTCGGCCGTTTCGGTCTCCACATAGACACATGTGGGCCGGTCCGAGGCGCGCGCCGCGGCCAGCGCCTCGCGCAGCTCGCCCACGCTCTCGGCGCGCAGCACGTCCATGCCCAGCGAGGCGGCGTTGGCGGCCAGATCGACCGGGAGCGGATCGCCGGTGTACTGCCCGTCGGGCGCCCGGTAGCGGTAGGCGGTGCCGAAGCGCTCGGCGCCGGTGGTCTCCGAAAGACCGCCGATCGAGGCGTAGCCGTGGTTCTGGAACAGCACGACGTTGATGTTGATGCCCTCCTGGACCGCGGTGACGATCTCGGTGGGCATCATCAGATACGTACCGTCGCCGACCAGCGCCCACACCGGGGTGGCGGGCGCCGCGAGCCGTACGCCGATGGCACCGGGGATCTCGTAGCCCATGCAGGAGTAGCCGTATTCGAGGTGGTACTGGCGCGGGGAGCGGGCGCGCCACAGCTTGTGGAGGTCGCCCGGCAGCGAACCCGCCGCGTTGATCACCACATCCTCGTCGCCGACGACCGCGTCCAGCGCGCCCAGCACCTGGGTCTGGGACGGGCGGGCGCCCTCGTCCCCGGCGGCGTACGCGGCGTCCACCCGGCGCTCCCACGCGGCCTTGCCGGTGCGGTACTCGGCCTCGTACGTCTCCTCGACCCGGTGCCCTGCCAGCTCGGCGGTGAGCGCTTCGAGCGCGGCGCGTGCGTCGGCGACCACGGTGGTGGCGCCCAGCTTGTGGGCGTCGAACGGCGTGATGTTGAGGTTGAGGAAGCGCACGGCCGGGTCCGCGAACAGGGTCGCGGAGGCGGTGGTGAAGTCGCTGTAGCGGGTGCCCACGCCGATGACCAGGTCGGCGGTGCGGGCGAGGTCGTCCGCGACGGCGGTGCCGGTGTGGCCGATCCCGCCGATGTCGGCGGGGTGGTCGTAGCGCAGCGAGCCCTTGCCGGCCTGGGTGGAGGCCACCGGGATGCCGGTCGCGTCGACGAGCGCGCGCAGGGCGTCCTCGGCCTCGCTGTGGTGGATCCCGCCGCCCGCGACGATCAGCGGCCGGCGGGCGGCCCGGATCGTCCGCGCGGCGGCGGCCACCTCGGCCGCCTCGGGGGCGGGGCGGCGGACATGCCAGACCCGGTCGGCGAAGAACTCCTCGGGCCAGTCGAACGCCTCGGCCTGGACGTCCTGCGGCAGGGCCAGGGTGACGGCGCCGGTCTCGGCCGGGTCGGCCAGTACCCGCATGGCCTGCAGCGCGGCCGGGATCAGCGCCTCGGGGCGCATCACCCGGTCGAAGTAGCGGGAGACCGGGCGCAGCGCGTCGTTCACCGAGATGTCGCCCGCGTACGGGACTTCGAGCTGCTGCAGCACCGGATCGGCGGGCCGGGTGGCGAAGATGTCGCCGGGCAGCAGCAGCACCGGCAGCCGGTTGACGGTGGCGAGCGCCGCGCCGGTGACGAGGTTGGTGGCGCCGGGGCCGATGGAGGTGGTGACGGCCTGGGCGGCGAGCCGGTTGTTCTGGCGGGCGTAGCCGACCGCGGCGTGCACCATCGCCTGCTCGTTACGGCCCTGGAGATACGGCATGGTGTCCGGCCCGGACTCCAGCAGCGCCTGGCCTAGCCCGGCCACATTGCCGTGGCCGAAGATGCCCCAGGTGGCGTTGATCAGGCGCTGCCGCCGCCCGTCGCGCTCGGTGTACTGGTGGGCCAGGAACTCCACCAGCGCCTGGGCGACGGTCAGGCGGCGCACTGCCGAAGCGGTCATCGTGGGTCTCCAGCGGGTGCGGAATCGGGTGCTTGATCGGGGGCTTGATACAAGGGCAGACGGGGGTCGACGGGCTGGTCCGGCCAGGTGGAGCGGATCCAGGCGTGGTCCGGGTGGTCGCAGATGAGCCAGGCCCGCTCCTCCTCGGGGCCCGCCATGACGTTGAGGTAGTACATGTCATGGCCGGGGGCGGCGATGGAGGGGCCGTGCCAGCCGTCGGGGATCAGAACGGTGTCCCCGGAGCGGACCTCGGCGAGGACGTCGGTGCCGCGGCCGTGGCCCGACGGGGAGACCCGCTGATAGCCGATGCCCTCGTTGCCGTGGGCCTCGGCGATCTCGAAGTAGTAGATCTCCTCCAGCTCGCTCTCCTCACCGGGGCGGCACTGGTCGTGCTTGTGCGGCGGGTACGAGGACCAGTTGCCGCCCGGGGTGAGCACCTCGACGGCGATGAGCTTGTCGCATTCGAAACTGCCACCTGACTTTCCGCCTCCGGCGGGGGCGGCCGCAGCGAAGTTGTTCACCTGGCGCGAGCAGTTACCGCTGCCGCGCAGCTCGACGGGGACGGCGGAGGCCGGTCCGTAGCGCGCGGGCAGCCGCCGCTCGCAGCGGGCGCCGGTGAGCGCGAAGCGGCCGCCCGCCCCGCTGGCGATCTGGGCGTGGGAGTCGCGCGGCAGGTAGACGAAGTCGCTCACCCCGCTGAACACGCTCTCCCGGCCGTGCAGTTCGAAGGCCTCGCCCTCGGCGATCACGGTGCAGCCGCCGCTCAGCGGCAGCACGATCCACTCGCTGTCACCGGTGGCCAGGGAGTGCGAACCGCCGGGCGGCAGTTCGAGGACCCGCAGGCTGGAGTAGCCCCAGCCGGCCCGCTCGGGGGTGATGTCCACGACGTAGGGGCCGTCGGCCGCCTTGCCGGCCTGCACATGGAAGCCGGGGAACGGATCAGTGGTGGTCATGGCGTGAAGTCTCTGCCTTCCGTAGCGTCACGTCTCGTAGCGTCACGTCTCATAGCTCACGTTTCGCAGCGTCACGTCTCGTAGCTCACGTCTCGTAGCTCACGTTTCGCAGCGTCACAACAGGCCGACGGCCGTGTCCACGGCGGTCTCGACGCTGCCCTCCGCCGGATAGAGCAGCGAGCGCCCGACGACCAGCCCCTGCACGGTCGGCAGACCCAGCGCCTTGCGCCACTTCTCGTACGCCTCCTCCTGGTCCTGCGGAGACTTGCCCACGTCGCCGCCGAGCAACACCGCCGGCAGGGTGCTCGTCTCCATCACCGTCGCCATCTCGTCGGCGTCGTCGGTGACCGGCACCTTCAGCCAGGTGTAGGCGGAGGTTCCGGCGAGGCCGGAGGCGATGGCTATGGACTTGGTGACGGCCTCGGCGCTCAGATCGTTGACGACCTTTCCGCCCGTGCGCCGGGAGATGAACGGCTCGACGAAGACGGGCAGCCGCCGCTCGGCCATCTCGTCGATGGCGCGCGCCGTGCTGACCATGGTGGTCAGCGAACCGGCGTCGTCGTAGTCGATGCGCAGCAGCAGCTTGCCGGCGTCGAAGCGCAGCCGGGTCAGGTCCTGGGGGCGGTGCCCGGTGAACCGGTCGTCGAGCTCGAACGAGGCCCCGGCGAGACCGCCACGGTTCATCGAGCCCATGACGACCTTGCCCTCGAGGGCGCCGAGCAGCAGCAGGTCCTCGAGGATGTCGGCGGTGGCGAGCACCCCGTCGACCCCGGGACGGGACAGCGCCACGCACAGCCGCTCCAGCAGATCGACCCGGTTGGCCATGGCCAGCTTGTGGCCACCGACGGCGAGGGCGCCGCGCGCCGGGTGATCGGCGGCCACGATCATCAGACGGCCGCTGTCACCGATGAGGGGGCGGCGGACCCGGCGGTCGGCCGCCTCGGCGATGGCCTCCGGGTGGCGGCTCCGCACCGTCACAAGGTCCGAGACGCTGATACTCAAGGTGTTGCTCCTCCTTTTCGAGGCTCGGTTCGCCTCCGGGGCGCTCCAGCCTCCCCCAGCTACCGCTGGGAGGTGCCCCCTGTCGACGGTCGACCGTGCTCGGTCGACCGTTCCTCGCTCCCTGCGCGCGCTCTCCCTTACGACAGCGACGCGCCCCTTCGGCTCGCCCCCGGCTACCGCTGGGAGGTACCCCCAGCCGGTTGACGGGGACACCCCCGTAACGATGGGCACCCATCGGCCTTGCCGCTGGGCCCTGGGTCAGCCCCCACCCAGCAGGGCCTCGACCTCCGCTTCCGTGGGCATCGCGGAGGAGCAGGCGAGGCGGGACGCGACGATGGCGCCCGCCGCGTTGGCGTACCGCATGACACGCTCCAGGGGCCGGCCCGAGAGCAGCCCGTGGCACAGGGCGCCGCCGAACGCGTCGCCCGCGCCGAGTCCGTTGACCACCTCGACCGGGACGGGCGGGACCTCCGCGGTGGTTCCGTCGCGGTGCACGGCGAGCACCCCGCGCGGGCCCTGTTTGACGATGGCGAGCTCCACGCCCGCGTCCAGCAGAGCCTGCGCGCAGGCTTTGGGCTCGCGCGCACCGGTGGCGATCTCGCATTCGTCCACGTTGCCGACGGCGACGGTCGCATGGCGCAGCGCCTCGGCGTAGAAGGGCCGGGCGGTCTCCGGGTCGGCCCAGAACATCGGCCGCCAGTCGAGGTCGAAGACGGTGGTGCCGCTCTTGGCGCGGGCGGCGAGCGCGGCGAGGGTGCTGGTGCGGCTGGGCTCCTCGCTGAGCCCAGTGCCGGTCATCCAGAAGATCCGGGTGGCGCGGATGGCGTCGAGGTCCAGCTCATCGGAGTGGATCTCCAGATCGGGTGCCTTGGGGCGGCGGTAGAAGTACAGCGGGAAGTCGTCGGGCGGGAAGATCTCGCAGAAGGTGACCGGGGTGGGGTACTGCTCGACGGGGGTGACGAAGCGGTCGTCCACCCCGAAGGCCCGCAGCTCCTGGTGGATGTAGTCGCCGAACGGATCCGCCCCGGTGCGGCTGATCACCGCGGAGCGGCGGCCGAAGCGGGCCGCGGAGACCGCGACATTGGTCGCCGAGCCGCCGAGAAACTTTCCGAACGATTCGACCTGCGGCAGTGGCACACCGGTCTGCAGCGGATACAGGTCCACTCCGATGCGGCCCATCGTGATCAGGTCGTACGGCTCACTCATGCCTGCCCCTTCGGGAAAGACGCAGCTCAGGGTCTGGTGCACAGAACTCCGGGAGGTCCCCGGCCCTTCAGGTCTAGACGTGTCCCCCAGCCACTGTCAAGGCTTTGTCCTTACATACTGACGTCATCATTCGGGCCACGGGGCACGTTATCGCGTCGTTACGTCCAGATGAAATGTTGTCATGACAAAGCCTTGACAGAGGACAGCCGCGGGGAGTTGGCTCCCGTTCTGCACGGCCGTGCCAACTCGACGGACCTGCCTTGAGAGGTGCTGGAACGGATGGACCTCAGACTCAATCGACACCGCAGAGCGGGCCTCGCCGCACTCGCCACCGCCGCCGCCCTCCTGGCCGCGGGCTGCAGCAGCCAGGGCGGCAAGAAGGCCCAGGAAGCCGACTCCGGCATCGCGGCCGGCAAGGCCGACACCCCCCGGCTGAGGATCGCGATGATCACTCACGCGGCCCCCGGCGACACCTTCTGGGACACCGTGCGCAAGGGCGCCAAGTCCGCGGCGGCCAAGGACAATGTCGACCTCGTCTACTCCAGCAACCCCAGCGGAGCCGACCAGGCCAACCTGATCCAGAACGCGATCAACCAGAAGGTCGACGGCATCGCCGTCACCCTTGCCAAGCCCGACGCCATGAAGGGCGCGATAGCCAAGGCGAAGAAGGCCGGGATCCCGGTCGTCGCCTTCAACGCCGGACTCGAGCAGTGGAAGAGCATGGGTCTGCTGGAGTACTTCGGCCAGGACGAGAACATCGCGGGCCAGGCATTCGGCAAACATCTCAACGAGATCGGCGCCAAGCACAACATCTGCGTGATCCAGGAACAGGGCCATGTCGCCCTCGAGGCCCGCTGCGCGGGCGTGAAGAAGACCTTCAAGGGCAAGACGGACACCCTCTACGTCAACGGCACCGACATGCCGTCCGTCAAGTCGACCATCGCCGCGAAGCTCAAGCAGGATTCGAGCATCGACTACGTCGTCACCCTGGGCGCCCCGTTCGCCCTGACCGCCGTCCAGTCCGCCAAGGACGCGGGCGGCAAGGCCAAGGTCGCCACCTTCGACCTCAACAAGGACCTGGTCTCCGCTGTCCAGAGCGGCGATGTCCAGTTCGCCGTCGACCAGCAGCCCTATCTCCAGGGCTATCTGTCCATCGACTCCCTGTGGCTCTTCAAGAACAACGGCAACTTCAGCGGCGGCGGGGAGAAGCCCGTGCTGACCGGGCCCGCGTTCGTCACCAAGGAGAACGTGGACACCATCGCCACGTTCGCCAAGAACGGAACGCGGTGACCCGGCCATGACCCATACCGCCACCCCGGCGGCCGCCACACCGCCCGCCTCCCCCGCGGCCCCGCCGAAGAGCCGTACCGCCGAGCGCTCGCTGGCCCGGCGGGCGCTGGCCCGGCCCGAGATCGGGGCACTGGTCGCGGCCATCGGCGTCTATCTCTTCTTCTTCGTCGCCGCCCCCACCTTCCGCCAGGCCGACTCCTTCGCCACCGTCCTCTACCAGGCGTCCACCATGGGGATCATGGCGCTCGCCGTCTCCCTGCTGATGATCGGCGGTGAGTTCGACCTGTCGGCCGGGGTCGCGGTCACCTCCTCGGCGCTGACCGCGAGCATGCTCAGCTTCCAGCTCACCGCCAATGTCTGGGTGGGCGTGATCGTCGCCCTGCTGGTCTCGCTCGCCGTGGGGCTGATCAACGGACTGCTGCTGATCAAGACCGGGCTGCCCAGCTTCCTGGTCACCCTCGCCAGCTTCCTGATGCTGCAGGGTGCCAACCTGGCCATCACCAAGCTGCT contains:
- the iolC gene encoding 5-dehydro-2-deoxygluconokinase gives rise to the protein MSEPYDLITMGRIGVDLYPLQTGVPLPQVESFGKFLGGSATNVAVSAARFGRRSAVISRTGADPFGDYIHQELRAFGVDDRFVTPVEQYPTPVTFCEIFPPDDFPLYFYRRPKAPDLEIHSDELDLDAIRATRIFWMTGTGLSEEPSRTSTLAALAARAKSGTTVFDLDWRPMFWADPETARPFYAEALRHATVAVGNVDECEIATGAREPKACAQALLDAGVELAIVKQGPRGVLAVHRDGTTAEVPPVPVEVVNGLGAGDAFGGALCHGLLSGRPLERVMRYANAAGAIVASRLACSSAMPTEAEVEALLGGG
- a CDS encoding sugar ABC transporter substrate-binding protein; this encodes MDLRLNRHRRAGLAALATAAALLAAGCSSQGGKKAQEADSGIAAGKADTPRLRIAMITHAAPGDTFWDTVRKGAKSAAAKDNVDLVYSSNPSGADQANLIQNAINQKVDGIAVTLAKPDAMKGAIAKAKKAGIPVVAFNAGLEQWKSMGLLEYFGQDENIAGQAFGKHLNEIGAKHNICVIQEQGHVALEARCAGVKKTFKGKTDTLYVNGTDMPSVKSTIAAKLKQDSSIDYVVTLGAPFALTAVQSAKDAGGKAKVATFDLNKDLVSAVQSGDVQFAVDQQPYLQGYLSIDSLWLFKNNGNFSGGGEKPVLTGPAFVTKENVDTIATFAKNGTR
- a CDS encoding Cgl0159 family (beta/alpha)8-fold protein, producing MSISVSDLVTVRSRHPEAIAEAADRRVRRPLIGDSGRLMIVAADHPARGALAVGGHKLAMANRVDLLERLCVALSRPGVDGVLATADILEDLLLLGALEGKVVMGSMNRGGLAGASFELDDRFTGHRPQDLTRLRFDAGKLLLRIDYDDAGSLTTMVSTARAIDEMAERRLPVFVEPFISRRTGGKVVNDLSAEAVTKSIAIASGLAGTSAYTWLKVPVTDDADEMATVMETSTLPAVLLGGDVGKSPQDQEEAYEKWRKALGLPTVQGLVVGRSLLYPAEGSVETAVDTAVGLL